Proteins from one Oncorhynchus masou masou isolate Uvic2021 chromosome 12, UVic_Omas_1.1, whole genome shotgun sequence genomic window:
- the LOC135549192 gene encoding brain-specific homeobox/POU domain protein 3-like yields the protein MMSMNSKQPFSMHPILHEPKYTPLQSTSEAIRRACMPTHSLQSNIFAGFDETLLQRAEALAAVDIAKSHPYKPDATYHTMTTMTSMACTPTSSSAHLHHPSVLTSHHHHHHPHHQGSQGLDGDLLDHLTPGMSVSLGGMPSSDVCSTASHPHAHMSAINHMQQHHHHQQAMNMHPHSMGSHTSLGGGVDSEPDPRELESFAERFKQRRIKLGVTQADVGSALANLKIPGVGCLSQSTICRFESLTLSHNNMVALKPILEAWLEEAERAQREKMTKPEIFNGGDKKRKRTSIAAPEKRSLEAYFAVQPRPSSEKIAAIAEKLDLKKNVVRVWFCNQRQKQKRMKFSATH from the exons ATGATGTCAATGAACAGCAAACAACCTTTCAGTATGCACCCCATACTGCACGAGCCCAAATACACGCCTCTGCAATCAACCTCAGAGGCCATCCGGAGGGCATGCATGCCCACTCACTCG CTGCAGAGCAACATCTTCGCCGGCTTCGATGAGACTTTACTGCAGAGGGCGGAAGCGCTGGCAGCGGTGGATATCGCAAAGAGCCACCCTTATAAACCAGACGCGacctaccacaccatgaccacgATGACCAGCATGGCCTGCACCCCCACCTCATCCTCGGCCCACCTCCACCACCCGTCCGTGCTCACCtcgcaccaccaccaccatcacccccaTCACCAGGGCTCTCAGGGTCTGGATGGTGACCTGCTGGACCACCTGACCCCCGGCATGTCTGTCTCCCTGGGAGGAATGCCCAGCTCCGACGTCTGCTCCACTGCCTCCCATCCACACGCTCACATGTCCGCCATAAATCACATgcagcaacaccaccaccaccaacaggcAATGAAcatgcacccccacagcatgggCTCGCACACCTCGCTGGGCGGCGGCGTGGACTCAGAGCCAGACCCCCGGGAGCTGGAGTCGTTTGCAGAGCGGTTCAAGCAGAGGCGGATCAAGCTGGGGGTGACGCAGGCGGACGTGGGCTCTGCCCTGGCGAACCTTAAAATCCCCGGGGTTGGTTGCCTCAGTCAGAGCACGATTTGCCGGTTCGAATCGCTCACCTTGTCTCATAACAACATGGTGGCCCTGAAACCCATCCTGGAAGCGTGGCTGGAGGAGGCGGAGAGGGCGCAGCGGGAGAAAATGACCAAGCCAGAGATTTTCAACGGAGGAGACAAGAAGAGAAAACGCACCTCCATCGCTGCTCCCGAGAAGCGCTCCTTGGAGGCATATTTCGCCGTGCAGCCGAGGCCCTCGTCTGAGAAGATTGCAGCAATAGCCGAGAAACTGGACCTGAAAAAGAACGTGGTCAGGGTGTGGTTTTGCAATCAGAGGCAAAAGCAGAAAAGGATGAAGTTTTCTGCGACACACTAG